One part of the Ornithodoros turicata isolate Travis chromosome 2, ASM3712646v1, whole genome shotgun sequence genome encodes these proteins:
- the LOC135384086 gene encoding uncharacterized protein LOC135384086, giving the protein MIMETFLKIRSRDHKTKNLVSVTCLEELIRVAVGHRICQEGDIQVYLVDELSLRCMVAGAEKCLDDIFIVKNGLWKQDQSTCVSAPSPIPQMPLLSRIYYPWESLSKTVLDALEADNVLLPSQRQEVAHMAASWPCISIEGTWLVSLRTKGASRHKKIKRATYINA; this is encoded by the exons ATGATTATGGAG aCGTTTCTGAAGATCAGGAGTAGAGATCACAAAACGAAAAACTTGGTGTCAGTAACATGTCTTGAGGAGCTAATCAGAGTTGCTGTGGGTCATCGAATTTGTCAGGAAGGCGACATACAG GTGTATTTAGTGGATGAGTTATCACTTCGCTGtatggttgctggtgctgagaaatgcctcgatgacattttcattgttaaaaatggactatggaaacaag atcagtcaacatgtgtgagtgcaccttcaccaatcccacaaatgcctctgctctcacgaatttattacccttgggagagcctcagcaagacagtacttgatgcattggaagcagacaatgttctgcttccctctcaacgacaggaagtggcacacatggcagcgtcatggccctgcatatccattgaag gcacctggttggtatcattgagaacgaagggagccagcaggcataaaaaaatcaagaggGCTACATACATAAATGCGTGA